From one Paeniglutamicibacter psychrophenolicus genomic stretch:
- a CDS encoding alpha/beta fold hydrolase, with translation MSTEYIAAGKFFRDHTLDVPLDWENPESSERISVFVREVSLAKDRNRELPLLLFLQGGPGGKGPRPVGSAGWLDAALERYRVVLLDQRGTGRSTPVSAATMERFAGADEGADYLLKFRADSIVRDAEQVRKEIYGSVRWATLGQSYGGFLTLGYLSMYPEALTACHITGGLPALEPSAAGVYARTYPRTAAKTAEFYALYPHHVDTTAKIADLLDASDVRLPDGDRLTVRRFQSLGIDFGMKPGFERLNWLLDEALTGEGLSDVFLAEVQARTSFAGNPLFAVMQESIYGHGDNGATAWAAQAQLELHPEFNPTARPLMFTGEMMYPWMFEETKLLRPFKDAVDVMARKTEWSSLYDVEKLAANTVPMAAIVYHDDMYVDAGLSLDTASRVGNLKAWVTNEFEHDGIGSGTVLPRLFEIVDELGGPLEA, from the coding sequence TTGAGCACCGAGTACATTGCGGCCGGCAAGTTCTTCCGCGACCACACCCTGGATGTTCCGTTGGACTGGGAGAACCCCGAGTCATCGGAACGGATCAGCGTCTTTGTGCGCGAGGTCTCCCTGGCCAAGGACCGCAACCGGGAGCTTCCGCTGTTGCTCTTCCTGCAGGGCGGCCCCGGCGGCAAGGGTCCGCGCCCGGTGGGATCGGCCGGCTGGCTCGATGCTGCCCTGGAACGCTACCGTGTGGTGCTGCTCGACCAGCGCGGCACCGGACGCTCCACCCCGGTCAGCGCCGCCACCATGGAACGCTTCGCCGGCGCCGACGAGGGTGCCGATTACCTGCTGAAGTTCCGTGCCGACTCGATCGTCAGGGACGCCGAGCAGGTGCGCAAGGAAATCTACGGGTCCGTCCGCTGGGCAACCCTGGGCCAAAGCTACGGCGGCTTCCTGACCCTGGGCTACCTGTCCATGTACCCCGAAGCGCTCACCGCCTGCCACATCACCGGGGGCTTGCCCGCCCTGGAGCCCAGTGCAGCCGGGGTCTACGCCCGCACATACCCGCGCACGGCAGCCAAGACCGCCGAATTCTATGCGCTCTACCCGCACCACGTTGACACGACCGCGAAGATCGCCGACCTGCTGGATGCCAGCGATGTGAGGCTCCCGGACGGGGACAGGCTCACCGTGCGCCGCTTCCAGTCCCTGGGCATCGACTTCGGGATGAAGCCTGGCTTCGAGCGGCTGAACTGGCTGCTCGACGAGGCGCTCACCGGCGAAGGCTTGAGCGACGTGTTCCTGGCCGAGGTGCAGGCCCGGACCTCCTTTGCCGGGAACCCGCTCTTTGCCGTGATGCAGGAGAGCATCTACGGACATGGCGACAACGGAGCCACGGCATGGGCGGCTCAGGCACAGCTCGAACTTCACCCGGAGTTCAACCCGACTGCCCGCCCGCTCATGTTCACCGGGGAAATGATGTACCCGTGGATGTTCGAGGAGACGAAGCTGTTGCGCCCCTTCAAGGACGCGGTTGACGTCATGGCCCGGAAGACCGAATGGTCGTCCCTCTACGACGTCGAGAAGCTCGCCGCCAACACGGTTCCCATGGCAGCGATCGTCTACCACGACGACATGTATGTGGATGCCGGTCTGTCGCTGGACACCGCCTCGCGGGTGGGCAACCTGAAGGCCTGGGTCACCAACGAATTCGAGCATGACGGCATCGGTTCGGGAACCGTGCTGCCGCGCCTTTTCGAGATCGTTGACGAGCTGGGCGGGCCGTTGGAGGCTTAG
- a CDS encoding metal-dependent hydrolase family protein gives MSHAPVLTVTDALVFDGENPELLRGNVTFKDGMVAAIGAQEEGKLLPANGKVLVPGLIDAHFHAYAISLDGFRNERGPLSFAALAGAKRLGQALARGFTTVRDVAGGDIGLSSAIKAGLLESPRYFYTGPALSQTGGHGDPREADVDVCFGHGHMCEVVDGPEPLRIAVRERLRTGAHAIKIMASGGVVSLTDPLAIPQYSDEEISVVVAEAARRGSYVAAHAYSPEAIAHSVRNGVRSIEHGNLLDTPTATLMAEHSAFLVPTLAAYAAMDRRGDEVGLPEVSKAKNLEVLTAGREAIKIALKAGIKVGFGSDLMGDLADEQLNGLALQIEAVGVFETLRSATSVNAALLQEPTLGRLAPGMAGDALLLDGNPFEDPSVLFDESRPRTIIQGGRVLPTAVSRDTN, from the coding sequence ATGAGCCACGCACCTGTCCTGACCGTCACCGACGCGCTGGTCTTTGACGGCGAAAACCCCGAGCTTCTCCGCGGCAACGTGACCTTCAAGGACGGAATGGTCGCGGCCATCGGCGCCCAGGAAGAGGGGAAACTGCTCCCGGCCAACGGCAAGGTCCTGGTCCCCGGGCTCATCGATGCCCACTTCCACGCCTACGCCATCTCGCTTGACGGCTTCCGCAACGAACGCGGCCCGCTCTCCTTCGCGGCCCTGGCCGGGGCCAAGCGCCTGGGGCAGGCCCTGGCCCGCGGCTTCACCACCGTGCGCGACGTTGCAGGCGGGGACATCGGCCTGTCCTCCGCCATCAAGGCCGGTCTGCTGGAATCCCCGCGCTACTTTTACACCGGCCCTGCCCTGAGCCAGACCGGCGGACACGGCGACCCGCGCGAGGCCGACGTGGATGTCTGCTTCGGCCACGGCCACATGTGCGAGGTCGTGGACGGGCCCGAGCCTTTGCGCATCGCCGTGCGCGAGCGCCTGCGCACCGGGGCCCACGCGATCAAGATCATGGCCAGCGGCGGCGTGGTCTCGCTGACCGACCCGCTGGCCATCCCGCAGTACTCGGACGAGGAAATCTCCGTGGTTGTCGCGGAGGCGGCCCGCCGCGGCTCCTACGTGGCCGCCCACGCGTACTCCCCCGAGGCCATCGCCCACTCGGTGCGCAACGGCGTGCGTTCCATCGAGCACGGCAACCTGCTCGATACGCCCACCGCAACGCTGATGGCCGAGCACAGCGCATTCCTGGTGCCCACGCTGGCCGCCTACGCCGCCATGGACCGACGAGGGGACGAGGTCGGGTTGCCCGAGGTTTCCAAGGCCAAGAACCTCGAGGTCCTCACCGCCGGGCGCGAAGCCATCAAGATTGCCTTGAAGGCCGGGATCAAGGTGGGCTTCGGTTCGGACCTGATGGGAGATTTGGCCGACGAGCAGCTCAACGGTCTGGCACTGCAGATCGAGGCCGTCGGCGTCTTCGAGACGCTGCGCTCGGCCACGAGCGTGAATGCTGCCCTGCTGCAGGAACCGACGCTGGGCAGGCTTGCACCGGGCATGGCCGGGGATGCGCTGCTGCTGGACGGGAATCCATTCGAGGACCCGTCGGTGCTCTTCGACGAGTCCCGCCCCCGCACGATCATCCAGGGCGGCCGCGTGCTGCCGACCGCCGTTTCAAGGGACACCAATTGA
- a CDS encoding aminopeptidase P family protein yields the protein MNTSEQKTASMPAPTEADPKLPRLAEVPAFTQWMSQGWAEPERTPAATPDAAGAAAAHRAKLSAALPGVAFVVAAGWAPVRSNDCFYDFRPHSDFLWLTNCHAEGAVLVGTPSSGGHDYRLFVPAPALPGDPAFFTSAAHGELWVGAAHGPTHWEQALGLPTSPLGALDEALARLSGAEAAGNLDSSMVSTHGLNPSATLRRTLGELRLLKDEWEITELRNSVIHTIEGFSQVINEIPTAIAGGGERWLQGTFDRVARTHGHGPGYATIIGSGHHAPTLHWVRCDGPVQESELLLLDMGVEESSFYTADVTRTFPANGRFTTAQREVHDLVEKAHRAGLAELAPGKNFTAFHTSIMEVIANGLSDWGMLPVSVDEALSPAGQHHRRWLVCGVGHHLGLDVHDCSSASYEEYQGAVLQENMVLTVEPGLYFHKHDTMVPPELRGMGVRLEDDLLITADGYENLSDPLPIDAAGIEAWMAAQAGAKA from the coding sequence GTGAACACTTCCGAGCAAAAAACAGCCTCCATGCCCGCACCCACCGAGGCCGACCCGAAGCTGCCAAGGCTGGCCGAAGTGCCGGCCTTCACGCAGTGGATGTCCCAGGGGTGGGCAGAGCCTGAGCGCACCCCCGCCGCCACACCCGATGCCGCGGGCGCCGCAGCTGCCCACCGTGCCAAGCTCTCCGCAGCGCTGCCCGGGGTGGCCTTCGTCGTGGCCGCGGGCTGGGCGCCGGTGCGCAGCAACGACTGCTTCTACGACTTCCGACCCCACTCGGACTTCCTGTGGCTGACCAATTGCCACGCCGAGGGCGCGGTGCTGGTGGGCACCCCGTCCTCCGGCGGGCACGACTACCGCCTCTTTGTTCCGGCCCCGGCACTGCCCGGGGATCCCGCGTTCTTCACCAGCGCCGCGCACGGCGAACTCTGGGTCGGAGCCGCCCACGGCCCCACCCACTGGGAACAGGCACTCGGTCTGCCGACATCCCCGCTCGGTGCGCTGGACGAGGCGCTGGCACGGCTCTCCGGCGCCGAGGCAGCCGGCAACCTGGATTCCTCCATGGTCTCCACGCACGGGCTGAACCCCTCCGCCACCCTGCGCCGCACCCTGGGCGAACTGCGCCTGCTCAAGGACGAATGGGAAATCACCGAGCTGCGCAACTCGGTCATCCACACCATCGAGGGCTTCTCCCAGGTCATCAACGAGATCCCCACCGCCATCGCAGGCGGCGGCGAACGCTGGCTGCAGGGCACCTTCGACCGGGTGGCCCGCACCCACGGCCACGGCCCCGGCTACGCCACCATCATCGGCTCCGGCCACCACGCCCCCACCCTGCACTGGGTCCGTTGCGACGGACCGGTCCAGGAATCCGAGTTGCTCCTGCTGGACATGGGCGTGGAGGAAAGCAGTTTCTACACCGCGGACGTCACCCGCACCTTCCCGGCCAACGGCCGCTTCACCACCGCCCAGCGCGAGGTCCACGACCTGGTCGAGAAGGCGCACCGCGCCGGCCTGGCCGAGCTGGCCCCCGGCAAGAACTTCACCGCCTTCCACACCTCCATCATGGAGGTCATCGCCAACGGCCTGAGCGACTGGGGCATGCTCCCGGTCTCCGTCGACGAGGCGCTCTCCCCCGCTGGCCAGCACCACCGCCGCTGGCTGGTCTGCGGCGTCGGCCACCACCTGGGCCTTGACGTGCACGACTGCTCCTCGGCCTCCTACGAGGAATACCAGGGCGCGGTGCTGCAGGAGAACATGGTCCTCACCGTGGAACCGGGCCTCTACTTCCACAAGCACGACACCATGGTCCCGCCGGAACTGCGCGGCATGGGCGTGCGCCTCGAGGACGACCTGCTGATCACCGCCGACGGCTACGAGAACCTCTCCGACCCGCTGCCCATCGATGCCGCGGGCATCGAGGCCTGGATGGCAGCACAGGCAGGGGCAAAGGCATGA